Proteins from a single region of Gemmatirosa kalamazoonensis:
- a CDS encoding ABC transporter permease: MHALLVDLRLALRSLRAHRATTAIALACLALGTGASTAIFSVVRAVLLERLPYAAPERLVRIHELRTRQGVRDRYAASVPNFQDWRATNRTLADVAAYALASRNLGGTEPLRVQVVRGTSNLFTVLGARPQLGRAFRPSDDEGTAVLSDRLWRARFGADRGVVGTTVLLDGVPHTVLGVMPPGFDFPVAAEHTDAWIPLALPPTRENADRTSYWLSVVARLRDGVTLDAARADLDAATARIRQDHPELGASFGALVEPLRDGAVRTVRPALLLLSAAVSLVLFVACGNVANLLLARAEGRRREVAIRSALGAGRGRLVRQFLTESVVLALTGAALGVLLALAGVQGVVTLGAASLPRADAVRVDVPVLAFAAGLALLTGLVFGAVPALRATRRAAGRELAEASVRTSAGRAQRGTLSTLVVAEIALSCVLLAGAGLLLRSFARVLAADAGFDARGVLTFRVNLPEERFAVDERYSRFVAPVLARLRALPGVRAAAMTSALPLQPSSGNGSFRIVGQPWDADPQRRPFAEFRVVSDGYFRSLRVSVIEGRELDARDAAGAPKVALVNAAFARRYFPGESAVGHALYAWESAPSTIVGVVHSVRQLGMDQDARAEVYAPAAQVPQRLRAMTFVVSTTGDPLALAAPARAAVRDAASDLPVYALTTMERVVAASLLTRRLTLVLLGGFAALALTLAAAGLYGVVSYGVAQRRREIGVRVALGARGVDIGRMVVGDALALGAWGLALGIAGSAAGARLLAGLLYGVDAADPPTFLAVAAVLAVTVLAASAVPALRAARVDPTVTLRAE, translated from the coding sequence ATGCACGCGCTGCTCGTCGACCTCCGCCTCGCGCTGCGCTCCCTGCGCGCGCACCGCGCCACCACCGCCATCGCGCTCGCCTGCCTCGCGTTAGGCACCGGCGCGTCGACGGCGATCTTCTCCGTCGTCCGCGCCGTGCTGCTCGAGCGGCTCCCGTACGCGGCGCCGGAGCGGCTGGTGCGCATTCACGAGCTGCGCACGCGGCAGGGCGTGCGCGACCGCTACGCGGCGTCGGTGCCGAACTTCCAAGACTGGCGCGCGACCAACCGGACCCTCGCCGACGTCGCGGCGTACGCGCTCGCCAGCCGCAACCTCGGCGGCACGGAGCCGCTGCGCGTGCAGGTCGTGCGCGGCACGTCGAACCTGTTCACGGTGCTCGGCGCGCGTCCGCAGCTCGGGCGCGCGTTCCGACCGAGCGACGACGAGGGCACGGCGGTGCTGAGCGACCGGCTCTGGCGCGCGCGCTTCGGCGCCGACCGCGGCGTGGTGGGCACGACGGTGCTGCTCGACGGCGTCCCGCACACGGTGCTCGGCGTGATGCCGCCGGGGTTCGACTTCCCGGTCGCCGCGGAGCACACCGACGCGTGGATCCCGCTCGCGCTGCCGCCGACACGCGAGAACGCCGACCGCACGAGCTACTGGCTCTCGGTCGTCGCGCGGCTGAGAGACGGCGTCACGCTCGACGCGGCGCGCGCGGACCTCGACGCGGCGACGGCGCGCATCCGACAGGACCACCCGGAGCTCGGCGCCTCGTTCGGCGCGCTCGTCGAGCCGCTGCGCGACGGCGCGGTGCGCACGGTGCGGCCCGCGCTGCTGCTGCTCTCCGCGGCCGTGTCGCTCGTGCTGTTCGTGGCGTGCGGCAACGTCGCGAACCTGCTGCTCGCGCGCGCCGAGGGGCGGCGGCGCGAGGTGGCGATCCGGTCGGCGTTGGGCGCGGGGCGCGGGCGGCTCGTGCGGCAGTTCCTCACGGAGAGCGTCGTGCTCGCGCTGACCGGCGCCGCACTCGGCGTGCTGCTCGCCCTCGCGGGCGTGCAGGGCGTGGTGACGCTCGGCGCGGCGAGCCTGCCGCGCGCGGACGCGGTGCGCGTGGACGTGCCGGTGCTCGCGTTCGCCGCGGGGCTGGCACTGCTCACCGGTCTCGTGTTCGGCGCGGTGCCGGCGCTGCGCGCGACGCGCCGCGCGGCGGGGCGCGAGCTCGCGGAGGCGTCGGTGCGCACGAGTGCCGGGCGTGCCCAGCGCGGCACGCTCTCCACGCTCGTCGTGGCGGAGATCGCGCTGTCGTGCGTGCTGCTCGCGGGCGCGGGGCTGCTGCTGCGAAGCTTCGCGCGCGTGCTCGCGGCGGACGCGGGGTTCGACGCGCGCGGCGTGCTCACGTTCCGTGTGAATCTCCCCGAGGAGCGCTTCGCGGTCGACGAGCGCTACTCGCGGTTCGTCGCCCCGGTGCTCGCGCGCCTGCGCGCACTTCCCGGCGTGCGCGCCGCGGCGATGACGAGCGCGCTGCCGCTCCAGCCGTCGAGCGGCAACGGGTCGTTCCGCATCGTGGGGCAGCCGTGGGACGCGGACCCGCAGCGCCGACCGTTCGCGGAGTTCCGCGTCGTGAGCGATGGCTACTTCCGCAGCCTGCGCGTCTCCGTGATCGAGGGACGCGAGCTCGACGCACGCGACGCGGCGGGCGCGCCGAAGGTGGCGCTCGTGAACGCGGCGTTCGCGCGCCGGTACTTCCCCGGCGAGAGCGCCGTGGGCCACGCGCTGTACGCGTGGGAGAGCGCGCCGAGCACGATCGTCGGCGTCGTGCACAGCGTGCGGCAGCTCGGCATGGACCAGGACGCGCGGGCCGAGGTGTACGCGCCCGCGGCGCAGGTGCCGCAGCGGCTCCGCGCCATGACGTTCGTCGTGTCGACGACGGGCGACCCGCTCGCGCTCGCCGCCCCGGCGCGTGCCGCGGTGCGCGACGCGGCGAGCGACCTGCCGGTCTACGCCCTGACGACGATGGAGCGCGTGGTCGCGGCGTCGCTGCTCACGCGGCGGCTCACGCTCGTGCTGCTCGGCGGCTTCGCGGCGCTCGCGCTGACGCTCGCCGCGGCGGGGCTGTACGGCGTCGTCTCGTACGGCGTCGCGCAGCGCCGGCGCGAGATCGGGGTGCGCGTCGCGCTCGGCGCGCGCGGCGTCGACATCGGGCGCATGGTCGTGGGCGATGCGCTGGCGCTCGGCGCGTGGGGTCTGGCGTTAGGCATCGCCGGCTCGGCGGCGGGGGCGCGGCTGCTCGCCGGACTGCTGTACGGCGTGGATGCGGCGGATCCGCCGACGTTCCTCGCCGTCGCGGCGGTGCTCGCCGTCACGGTGCTCGCGGCGAGCGCGGTGCCGGCGCTCCGCGCGGCGCGCGTCGATCCCACGGTGACGCTGCGCGCGGAGTGA
- a CDS encoding homocysteine S-methyltransferase family protein, with translation MRTALLDAIKERPLLADGAMGTQLMLAGLEQGRCGEQWNLTHPEKVLGIQRRYVEAGSDCLLTNTFGGSRIMLNRHGASGDVDAINRAAVEIAREAFTSAGREGWVIGDVGPFGGLMEPYGEFTEAEVRDAFAEQAAALVNAGADAIIVETQTSLEELGLGIAAAREAGAPCIIGSLAYDVTLDGSTFRTMMGIDPERAAEFMQENGAHVVALNCGTGMDMTRAKEAVERYRQATDLPVMAQPNAGQPCLVNMKVVYNETPEQMVAGVVPLLEAGASIIGGCCGSTPDHIRAFRAAMDQYLTQRA, from the coding sequence ATGAGGACGGCACTACTCGACGCGATCAAGGAGCGCCCGCTGCTCGCCGACGGCGCGATGGGCACGCAGCTCATGCTCGCGGGGCTCGAGCAGGGACGCTGCGGCGAGCAGTGGAACCTCACGCACCCCGAGAAGGTGCTGGGCATCCAGCGCCGCTACGTCGAGGCGGGCTCCGACTGCCTGCTCACGAACACGTTCGGCGGCTCGCGCATCATGCTGAACCGGCACGGCGCGTCGGGCGACGTCGACGCGATCAATCGCGCCGCGGTCGAGATCGCGCGCGAGGCGTTCACGTCCGCGGGGCGGGAGGGATGGGTCATCGGCGACGTCGGGCCGTTCGGCGGCCTGATGGAGCCGTACGGCGAGTTCACCGAGGCCGAGGTGCGCGACGCGTTCGCCGAGCAGGCCGCGGCGCTCGTGAACGCGGGAGCGGACGCGATCATCGTCGAGACGCAGACGAGCCTCGAGGAGCTGGGGCTCGGCATCGCCGCCGCGCGCGAGGCGGGCGCGCCGTGCATCATCGGCTCGCTCGCCTACGACGTCACGCTCGACGGCTCCACGTTCCGCACGATGATGGGGATCGATCCCGAGCGCGCCGCGGAGTTCATGCAGGAGAACGGCGCCCACGTCGTCGCGTTGAACTGCGGCACGGGCATGGACATGACGCGCGCGAAGGAAGCCGTGGAGCGCTACCGTCAGGCGACCGACCTGCCGGTGATGGCGCAGCCGAACGCGGGGCAGCCGTGCCTCGTGAACATGAAGGTCGTGTACAACGAGACGCCGGAGCAGATGGTGGCCGGCGTCGTCCCGCTGCTCGAGGCGGGAGCGAGCATCATCGGCGGCTGCTGCGGCAGCACGCCCGACCACATCCGCGCGTTCCGCGCCGCAATGGACCAGTACCTCACCCAGCGCGCATGA
- a CDS encoding ASKHA domain-containing protein: protein MSVTITIDGRTAAAEPGGPSLFELAESLGVRVPTSCQKNGKCKECIVEVTAGADALTPPTPPESHLTGSFRLSCQARVAAAGGAVVCHTMRRGKMRVERHAYGLPGGARGLDPAVTRDGDRVLLDGEEIARAAGPLHGLAMDLGTTTVVLRLFDLETGEQIADASFENPQRFGGSDVMSRIDYDTRQGKRVLMRTLAGYLAHAIEAMPVDPQTIYELVVVGNATMRDLFFRQSVYTIGQNPYRSITEIEMAEGKRATTSLATTGRRALLPIHPKARVWGAPIVSGHVGADAAACMLAVDLAHEDRLVCVMDIGTNTELILGNRTRVLAASCPAGPAFEGGAIACGMPGLDGAVERVSLGADGTVSLGVIGDGEAQGICGSGLIDLLSELLRTGRMNELGRFEDGERVDLAPGVYFTEADVNELAQAKGANVAGLQVVFGEYGVSFDDVDVFYLAGGFGRHLSLDAARRIGLVPDLPAEKVVQVGNAAIEGACIALLSMTKRRELEDLVRRVEHCRLETHPSFFDFFVDGCQFRRLEAFHGSRGDAANAENAENADMNGPFSAYSASPRETERP, encoded by the coding sequence ATGTCTGTAACCATCACGATCGACGGTCGCACGGCGGCGGCGGAGCCTGGCGGCCCGTCGCTGTTCGAGCTCGCCGAGTCGTTAGGCGTGCGCGTGCCGACGTCGTGCCAGAAGAACGGGAAGTGCAAGGAGTGCATCGTCGAGGTGACCGCCGGGGCGGACGCGCTCACGCCGCCCACGCCGCCGGAGTCGCACCTCACGGGGAGCTTCCGGCTGTCGTGCCAGGCGCGCGTCGCCGCGGCCGGCGGCGCCGTCGTGTGCCACACCATGCGGCGCGGCAAGATGCGCGTGGAGCGGCACGCGTACGGGCTTCCCGGCGGCGCACGCGGGCTCGATCCCGCGGTCACCCGCGACGGCGACCGCGTGCTGCTCGACGGCGAGGAGATCGCGCGCGCCGCCGGTCCGCTGCACGGGCTCGCGATGGACCTCGGCACCACCACCGTCGTGCTGCGGCTGTTCGACCTCGAGACCGGCGAGCAGATCGCCGACGCGAGCTTCGAGAACCCGCAGCGGTTCGGTGGGTCGGACGTGATGTCGCGCATCGACTACGACACGCGGCAGGGGAAGCGCGTGCTCATGCGCACGCTCGCCGGCTACCTCGCGCACGCCATCGAGGCGATGCCGGTGGATCCGCAGACGATCTACGAGCTGGTCGTCGTCGGCAACGCCACGATGCGCGACCTGTTCTTCCGGCAGAGCGTGTACACGATCGGCCAGAACCCGTACCGCTCCATCACCGAGATCGAGATGGCGGAGGGGAAGCGCGCGACGACGAGCCTCGCGACGACCGGGCGGCGCGCGCTGCTGCCGATCCACCCGAAGGCGCGCGTGTGGGGCGCGCCGATCGTCAGCGGCCACGTCGGCGCCGACGCGGCGGCGTGCATGCTCGCCGTGGACCTCGCGCACGAGGACCGGCTCGTGTGCGTGATGGACATCGGCACGAACACGGAGCTCATACTCGGCAACCGCACGCGCGTGCTCGCCGCGTCGTGCCCCGCGGGGCCCGCGTTCGAGGGCGGCGCGATCGCGTGCGGCATGCCGGGGCTCGACGGCGCGGTGGAGCGCGTGTCGCTCGGCGCCGACGGCACGGTGTCGTTGGGCGTCATCGGCGACGGAGAGGCGCAGGGGATCTGCGGCTCCGGGCTCATCGACCTGCTGAGCGAGCTGCTGCGCACCGGGCGCATGAACGAGCTCGGACGCTTCGAGGACGGCGAGCGCGTGGACCTCGCGCCCGGCGTGTACTTCACCGAGGCGGACGTGAACGAGCTCGCGCAGGCGAAGGGCGCGAACGTCGCTGGCCTGCAGGTCGTGTTCGGCGAGTACGGGGTGTCGTTCGACGACGTCGACGTCTTCTACCTCGCCGGCGGCTTCGGACGCCACCTCTCGCTCGACGCGGCGCGCCGCATCGGGCTCGTGCCGGACCTGCCGGCCGAGAAGGTCGTGCAGGTCGGCAATGCGGCGATCGAGGGCGCGTGCATCGCGCTGCTCTCCATGACGAAGCGGCGCGAGCTGGAGGATCTCGTGCGCCGCGTCGAGCATTGCCGCCTCGAGACGCACCCGTCGTTCTTCGACTTCTTCGTCGACGGCTGTCAGTTCAGGCGGCTCGAAGCCTTTCATGGCTCACGCGGAGACGCGGCGAACGCGGAGAACGCGGAGAACGCCGACATGAATGGGCCGTTCTCCGCGTACTCCGCGTCTCCGCGTGAGACGGAACGGCCATGA
- a CDS encoding corrinoid protein, translating into MVDYALMNQYLYEGKAKEVEQMTKDALAEGRHFQEVMNEGLIAGMSVVGEDFKHNILYVPEVLIAARAMKAGMAVLKPLLSARDSDTPRVGTLLMGTVRGDLHDIGKNLVAMMAEGAGFDVHDIGVDQSVEKFMAAADRVKPTIIGMSALLTTTMTYMKTVIDGFESAGRTDVKFAVGGAPISQMFADEIGADGYGQNASAAVDLFLKLSGAARDEAASAAPTVAARDADAPAARPGTRTTYRVLYWQEVPVQIRGEDDAGNEVSVELPRSVARVDLLAAQRGLSGGDDYSAQYTWGDEMERAGSAADVVEAVRSELEQGVTG; encoded by the coding sequence ATGGTCGACTACGCGTTGATGAATCAGTACCTCTACGAGGGGAAGGCGAAGGAAGTCGAGCAGATGACGAAGGACGCCCTGGCGGAGGGGCGGCACTTCCAGGAGGTGATGAACGAGGGGCTCATCGCCGGGATGAGCGTCGTCGGCGAGGACTTCAAGCACAACATCCTGTACGTGCCCGAGGTCCTCATCGCCGCGCGCGCGATGAAGGCCGGCATGGCCGTGCTGAAGCCGCTGCTCTCGGCGCGCGACAGCGACACGCCGCGCGTCGGCACGCTGCTCATGGGCACCGTGCGCGGCGACCTGCACGACATCGGCAAGAACCTCGTCGCGATGATGGCCGAGGGCGCGGGGTTCGACGTGCACGACATCGGCGTCGACCAGAGCGTCGAGAAGTTCATGGCCGCCGCCGACCGCGTGAAGCCGACGATCATCGGCATGAGCGCGCTGCTCACGACGACGATGACGTACATGAAGACCGTCATCGACGGCTTCGAGTCGGCGGGACGCACCGACGTCAAGTTCGCCGTCGGCGGCGCGCCGATCTCGCAGATGTTCGCCGACGAGATCGGCGCCGACGGCTACGGCCAGAACGCGTCGGCCGCCGTCGACCTGTTCCTCAAGCTCTCCGGCGCTGCCCGCGACGAGGCCGCGTCCGCCGCTCCCACCGTCGCCGCGCGCGACGCCGACGCACCCGCCGCGCGGCCCGGCACGCGCACGACGTACAGGGTGCTGTACTGGCAGGAGGTGCCGGTGCAGATCCGCGGCGAGGACGACGCCGGGAACGAGGTGAGCGTCGAGCTCCCGCGCTCCGTCGCGCGCGTCGACCTGCTCGCGGCGCAGCGCGGCCTCTCCGGCGGCGACGACTACTCGGCCCAGTACACGTGGGGCGACGAGATGGAGCGCGCGGGGTCGGCGGCGGACGTGGTGGAGGCCGTGCGGTCCGAGCTCGAACAGGGCGTGACAGGATGA
- a CDS encoding uroporphyrinogen decarboxylase family protein — translation MRPEQWEAYKRAARLEPQDKIPMAMIVDSPWIPGYVGVPHMDYYLDPDAWFNANVKVIRDFPDVIMIPSWWMEYGMAAEPSILGAKIKFWDNNTPSEYHTLYRLEDIDEFPEYEVEADGFAALTLHRYKMALPKIRAMGEIIPFVTARGPMCTAGFVRSTSNLMIELVEKPDEVHRLLDLCTRVVIDWLKAQHKVIGDTVEGIFILDDIVGFVNEEHYLEFCHPYLKRICDAFPKDWVKLYHNDAEVDACLDHLPDAGFNVLNWGKQKDIREVKQRVGDRMCLMGNVNPLEVAVRGTPDEVKEATLEVLEGGTGPDGSGMILSVGGGVSPGMPYENWIAMQDALAEFNAKRLAATK, via the coding sequence ATGCGTCCGGAACAGTGGGAAGCGTACAAGCGTGCCGCGCGACTCGAGCCGCAGGACAAGATCCCGATGGCGATGATCGTCGACAGCCCGTGGATCCCGGGCTACGTCGGCGTGCCGCACATGGACTACTACCTCGACCCGGACGCGTGGTTCAACGCGAACGTGAAGGTCATCCGCGACTTCCCCGACGTGATCATGATCCCGTCGTGGTGGATGGAGTACGGCATGGCCGCCGAGCCGTCGATCCTCGGCGCGAAGATCAAGTTCTGGGACAACAACACGCCGAGCGAGTACCACACGCTCTACCGGCTCGAGGACATCGACGAGTTCCCCGAGTACGAGGTCGAGGCGGACGGCTTCGCCGCGCTCACGCTGCACCGCTACAAGATGGCGCTGCCGAAGATCCGCGCGATGGGCGAGATCATCCCGTTCGTGACGGCGCGCGGCCCGATGTGCACCGCGGGCTTCGTGCGCAGCACGAGCAACCTCATGATCGAGCTCGTGGAGAAGCCCGACGAGGTGCACCGCCTGCTCGACCTGTGCACGCGCGTCGTCATCGACTGGCTCAAGGCGCAGCACAAGGTCATCGGCGACACGGTCGAGGGGATCTTCATCCTCGACGACATCGTCGGCTTCGTGAACGAGGAGCACTACCTGGAGTTCTGCCATCCGTACCTGAAGCGGATCTGCGACGCGTTCCCGAAGGACTGGGTGAAGCTGTATCACAACGACGCCGAGGTCGACGCGTGCCTCGACCACCTGCCCGACGCCGGGTTCAACGTGTTGAACTGGGGCAAGCAGAAGGACATCCGCGAGGTGAAGCAGCGCGTCGGCGACCGCATGTGCCTCATGGGGAACGTGAACCCGCTCGAGGTCGCGGTGCGCGGCACGCCCGATGAGGTGAAGGAGGCGACGCTCGAGGTCCTCGAGGGCGGCACGGGCCCCGACGGCTCGGGCATGATCCTCAGCGTCGGGGGCGGCGTGAGCCCGGGGATGCCGTACGAGAACTGGATCGCGATGCAGGACGCGCTCGCCGAGTTCAACGCGAAGCGACTGGCTGCAACGAAATGA
- a CDS encoding mannonate dehydratase — protein sequence MKLGLGLYRSLLTQDNYAFAKQAGVTHLVVHLVDYFKGSNPVLASGPNRLGWGVTQNQDRPWTYEDLAAIKKDIEANGLTWEAIENFDPSHWHDVLLDGPKKRQQMEQLKRTIQAVGKAGIPIMGYNFSIAGVWGWTKGPFGRGGAKALVYDESKIDKSTPLPNGMVWNMVYDPDAPEGTVAPISSEEIWQRLEWFLSEILPVAEECGVRMALHPDDPPTDQLRGGARLVNRPDKYQKMLDLVPSRASALEFCLGSLSEMPTDGATLDVYEATEKFARAGRIAYVHFRNVRGKVPLYQEVFVDEGDIDMLRVVQILHDTGYDGVLIPDHTPEMTCAAPWHAGMAYALGYIRCALQAVERGALAPVFAST from the coding sequence ATGAAGTTAGGCCTGGGTCTGTACCGCAGCCTGCTCACGCAGGACAACTACGCGTTCGCGAAGCAGGCGGGGGTGACGCACCTCGTCGTGCACCTCGTGGACTACTTCAAGGGCTCGAACCCGGTGCTCGCGAGCGGCCCGAACCGGCTCGGGTGGGGCGTGACGCAGAACCAGGACAGGCCGTGGACGTACGAGGACCTCGCCGCGATCAAGAAGGACATCGAGGCGAACGGCCTCACGTGGGAGGCGATCGAGAACTTCGATCCGTCGCACTGGCACGACGTGCTGCTCGACGGCCCGAAGAAGCGACAGCAGATGGAGCAGCTCAAGCGCACGATCCAGGCGGTCGGCAAGGCGGGCATCCCGATCATGGGCTACAACTTCTCCATCGCCGGCGTGTGGGGATGGACGAAGGGCCCGTTCGGCCGCGGCGGCGCGAAGGCGCTCGTGTACGACGAGTCGAAGATCGACAAGAGCACGCCGCTGCCTAACGGCATGGTGTGGAACATGGTCTACGATCCCGACGCGCCCGAGGGGACCGTGGCGCCGATCTCCAGCGAGGAGATCTGGCAGCGGCTCGAGTGGTTCCTCTCCGAGATCCTGCCGGTGGCCGAGGAGTGCGGCGTGCGCATGGCGCTCCACCCCGACGATCCGCCGACCGACCAGCTCCGCGGCGGCGCGCGCCTCGTGAACCGCCCCGACAAGTACCAGAAGATGCTCGACCTTGTGCCGAGCCGCGCGAGCGCACTGGAGTTCTGCCTCGGCTCCCTGTCCGAGATGCCGACCGACGGCGCGACGCTCGACGTGTACGAGGCGACGGAGAAGTTCGCGCGGGCCGGGCGCATCGCCTACGTCCACTTCCGCAACGTGCGCGGCAAGGTGCCGCTCTACCAGGAGGTGTTCGTCGACGAGGGGGACATCGACATGCTGCGCGTCGTGCAGATCCTCCACGACACGGGCTACGACGGCGTCCTGATCCCCGACCACACCCCGGAGATGACGTGTGCCGCCCCCTGGCACGCGGGCATGGCGTACGCCCTGGGTTACATTCGCTGCGCCCTGCAGGCCGTCGAGCGCGGGGCCCTGGCTCCCGTGTTCGCTTCCACTTGA
- a CDS encoding SDR family oxidoreductase, with the protein MLDTFTLSGRTAVVTGGYGVLGGTMATGLAAAGARVAILGRSRDRAEAKCDELRAAGAEAMPLVADVLDEESLRAARDELLAAWGSVDILLNAAGGNVARARTDKTTPFSLSMEAFDEVVSLNLHGTVGPSLVFGEPMARGRHGSIVNISSMAAMQAISGVLGYSVAKAAVENATKWLAVDLARRCGPGLRVNAIAPGFFVAEQNRAVLINPDGSYTDRAKTIVNRTPIGRFGEPHELVGAVVFLCSDAASFVTGVVIPVDGGFSAYSGV; encoded by the coding sequence ATGCTGGATACCTTCACCCTGAGCGGCCGCACCGCCGTCGTCACCGGCGGCTACGGCGTGCTGGGTGGCACCATGGCCACCGGCCTCGCGGCCGCCGGCGCGCGCGTCGCGATCCTCGGCCGCAGCCGCGACCGCGCGGAGGCGAAGTGCGACGAGCTGCGCGCGGCGGGCGCGGAGGCGATGCCGCTCGTCGCCGACGTGCTCGACGAGGAGTCGCTCCGCGCTGCGCGCGACGAGCTGCTCGCCGCATGGGGGAGCGTCGACATCCTGCTGAACGCGGCCGGCGGCAACGTGGCGCGCGCGCGCACCGACAAGACGACGCCGTTCTCGCTGTCGATGGAGGCGTTCGACGAGGTCGTGAGCCTCAACCTCCATGGCACCGTCGGGCCGTCGCTCGTCTTCGGCGAGCCGATGGCGCGCGGGCGACACGGCAGCATCGTCAACATCTCGTCGATGGCCGCGATGCAGGCGATCAGCGGGGTGCTCGGCTACTCCGTCGCGAAGGCCGCGGTGGAGAACGCGACGAAGTGGCTCGCCGTGGATCTCGCGCGCCGCTGCGGGCCGGGGCTCCGCGTGAACGCGATCGCACCGGGGTTCTTCGTCGCGGAGCAGAATCGCGCGGTCCTCATCAACCCCGACGGCAGCTACACCGATCGCGCGAAGACCATCGTCAACCGCACGCCGATCGGCCGGTTCGGCGAGCCGCACGAGCTGGTGGGCGCGGTCGTGTTCCTGTGCAGCGACGCGGCGTCGTTCGTCACCGGCGTGGTCATCCCGGTGGACGGCGGCTTCAGCGCGTACAGCGGCGTCTGA